A single genomic interval of Mycolicibacterium holsaticum DSM 44478 = JCM 12374 harbors:
- a CDS encoding small basic family protein, with product MIGIAALVIGIVLGLVFQPDVPEFVQPYLPIAVVAALDAVFGGLRAYLERIFDAKVFVVSFVFNVLVAALIVYLGDQLGVGTQLSTAIIVVLGIRIFGNAAALRRRLFGA from the coding sequence ATGATCGGAATCGCCGCACTCGTCATCGGCATCGTGCTCGGGTTGGTGTTTCAGCCCGACGTACCCGAGTTCGTCCAGCCGTACCTGCCGATCGCCGTGGTCGCCGCGCTGGACGCGGTGTTCGGCGGGCTGCGCGCCTATCTGGAGCGCATCTTCGACGCGAAGGTGTTCGTGGTGTCCTTCGTGTTCAACGTGCTGGTCGCCGCGCTCATCGTCTACCTCGGAGACCAGCTCGGCGTCGGCACCCAGCTGTCCACGGCGATCATCGTGGTGCTGGGAATCCGCATCTTCGGCAACGCAGCCGCCTTGCGGCGCAGACTGTTCGGCGCATAG
- the garA gene encoding glycogen accumulation regulator GarA: MTDKDKNSGPDQTSDEVTVETTSVFRADFLNELDAPAAAGAEGAVSGVEGLPVGSALLVVKRGPNAGSRFLLDQPTTSAGRHPDSDIFLDDVTVSRRHAEFRLESGEFQVVDVGSLNGTYVNREPVDSAVLANGDEVQIGKFRLVFLTGPKSDDSGPGT; encoded by the coding sequence GTGACGGATAAGGACAAGAACTCTGGGCCTGACCAGACGTCTGACGAAGTCACCGTGGAAACCACCTCGGTTTTCCGCGCGGACTTCCTCAACGAGCTGGACGCGCCCGCGGCGGCTGGCGCCGAGGGAGCGGTATCCGGAGTTGAAGGTCTTCCGGTCGGCTCGGCGTTGCTCGTCGTCAAGCGCGGGCCCAACGCCGGTTCGCGGTTCCTGCTCGACCAACCGACGACCTCGGCCGGGCGCCACCCCGACAGCGACATCTTCCTCGACGACGTCACGGTGAGCCGCAGGCACGCCGAGTTCCGGCTGGAGAGCGGGGAGTTCCAGGTCGTCGACGTCGGCAGCCTCAACGGCACCTACGTCAACCGGGAACCGGTGGACTCCGCCGTGCTGGCCAACGGTGACGAGGTCCAGATCGGCAAGTTCCGGCTGGTCTTCCTCACCGGCCCGAAGAGCGACGACAGCGGCCCAGGCACCTAA
- the gcvH gene encoding glycine cleavage system protein GcvH: MSDIPADLKYTDEHEWVQRTGDDTVRVGITDYAQSALGDVVFVQLPDVGTDVTAGESFGEVESTKSVSDLYAPVSAKVLAVNGDLEGNPQLVNSDPYGEGWLVDLQVEASALEDALGGLLDADGYRATVTE, translated from the coding sequence GTGAGCGATATCCCAGCCGACCTGAAGTACACCGACGAACACGAGTGGGTGCAGCGCACCGGGGACGACACCGTGCGTGTCGGCATCACCGACTACGCGCAGTCCGCGCTGGGCGACGTGGTGTTCGTGCAGCTGCCCGACGTCGGCACCGACGTCACGGCGGGCGAATCCTTCGGCGAGGTGGAGTCGACCAAGTCGGTCTCGGACCTCTACGCTCCGGTCTCTGCGAAAGTTCTTGCGGTCAACGGGGATCTGGAAGGCAATCCGCAGCTGGTCAACTCCGACCCCTACGGTGAGGGTTGGCTGGTCGACCTGCAGGTGGAGGCCTCCGCTCTCGAGGACGCCCTGGGCGGGCTGCTCGACGCGGACGGCTACCGCGCCACAGTGACCGAATGA
- the ftsR gene encoding transcriptional regulator FtsR: MTAPDTPALTGMSIGAVLDLLRPDFPDVTISKIRFLEAEGLVTPERTASGYRRFTAYDCARLRFILTAQRDQYLPLKVIKAQLDAQPDGELPPQSGSAYGVPRLVPVSGDESTDISAAHVSTAASVAPTQVRLSREDLLSRSGVDDELLSALVKAGVITTGPAGFFDEHSVVIAQCARALAEYGVEPRHLRAFRSAADRQSDLIAQIAGPVVKAGKAGARERGDDLAREVAALAIMLHTSLIKSAVRDVLDR, translated from the coding sequence GTGACGGCGCCCGACACTCCCGCGCTCACTGGGATGTCAATCGGAGCGGTCCTCGATCTGCTGCGACCGGACTTCCCGGACGTGACGATTTCCAAGATCCGGTTCTTGGAAGCCGAAGGACTGGTCACCCCTGAGCGCACCGCGTCGGGTTATCGGCGGTTCACCGCCTACGACTGCGCTCGGCTGCGGTTCATCCTGACCGCCCAGCGTGACCAGTACCTGCCGTTGAAGGTCATCAAGGCCCAGCTCGACGCGCAGCCGGACGGGGAGCTGCCACCGCAGAGCGGATCCGCTTACGGCGTACCGCGTTTGGTGCCGGTGTCCGGTGACGAGTCGACCGACATCTCGGCCGCGCACGTCAGCACCGCGGCCTCGGTGGCCCCGACGCAGGTCCGGCTGTCGCGCGAGGATTTGTTGTCGCGCTCGGGCGTCGACGACGAGCTGTTGAGCGCCCTGGTGAAGGCGGGCGTCATCACCACCGGGCCCGCGGGGTTTTTCGACGAACACTCGGTGGTGATCGCCCAGTGCGCCCGCGCGTTGGCCGAGTACGGGGTGGAGCCGCGGCATCTGCGGGCGTTCCGTTCGGCGGCTGACCGCCAGTCCGACCTGATCGCGCAGATCGCCGGACCGGTGGTCAAGGCGGGTAAGGCTGGGGCGCGGGAGCGTGGCGACGACCTCGCGCGCGAGGTGGCCGCGTTGGCGATCATGCTGCACACCTCGCTGATCAAGTCCGCTGTGCGCGACGTTCTTGATCGCTGA
- a CDS encoding MerR family transcriptional regulator: MGDTPRQEQLDLGSGSGPADSEATAAPSEPVQAGLFPDDSVPDELVGYRGPSACQIAGITYRQLDYWARTSLVVPSIRSAAGSGSQRLYSFKDILVLKIVKRLLDTGISLHNIRVAVDHLRQRGVRDLANITLFSDGTTVYECTSAEEVVDLLQGGQGVFGIAVSGAMRELTGAIADFPGERADGGESIAAPEDELASRRKHRDRKIG, encoded by the coding sequence GTGGGAGACACGCCACGTCAAGAGCAGCTGGACCTCGGCTCTGGTAGCGGCCCCGCGGATTCGGAAGCGACGGCGGCACCCAGCGAACCCGTGCAGGCGGGCCTGTTCCCGGACGACTCCGTGCCCGACGAGCTGGTCGGCTACCGCGGCCCCAGCGCCTGCCAGATCGCCGGGATCACCTACCGTCAGCTGGACTACTGGGCGCGCACGTCGCTGGTCGTGCCGTCGATCCGCAGCGCGGCCGGTTCAGGCAGCCAGCGGCTGTACTCGTTCAAGGACATCCTGGTCCTCAAGATCGTCAAGCGCCTGCTGGACACCGGGATCTCGCTGCACAACATCCGCGTCGCCGTCGACCACCTGCGTCAGCGCGGCGTTCGTGATCTGGCCAACATCACGCTGTTCTCCGACGGCACTACGGTTTACGAGTGCACGTCGGCCGAGGAAGTGGTCGACCTGTTGCAGGGCGGCCAGGGCGTGTTCGGGATCGCCGTCTCCGGGGCGATGCGCGAGTTGACCGGCGCCATCGCGGATTTTCCTGGGGAGCGCGCCGACGGCGGCGAGTCCATCGCCGCGCCCGAGGACGAGTTGGCGTCGCGGCGTAAACACCGCGACCGCAAGATCGGCTGA
- a CDS encoding bifunctional nuclease family protein: MGEVRVVGIRVEQPQNQPVLLLRESNGDRYLPIWIGQSEAAAIALEQQGVEPARPLTHDLIRDLIGALGHSLKEVRIVDLQEGTFYADLIFDRDIKVSARPSDSVAIALRVGVPIYVEEAVLAEAGLLIPDENDDEATGAVREDEVEKFKEFLDSVSPDDFKAT, from the coding sequence ATGGGTGAGGTGCGTGTGGTCGGCATTCGCGTGGAGCAGCCGCAGAACCAGCCGGTTTTACTGCTCCGCGAATCGAACGGTGACCGCTATCTGCCGATTTGGATCGGCCAGTCCGAAGCCGCGGCGATCGCACTCGAACAGCAGGGTGTGGAGCCCGCCCGGCCGCTGACGCACGATCTGATCCGAGATCTCATTGGTGCGCTTGGCCATTCGCTCAAAGAGGTGCGGATCGTCGATCTGCAGGAGGGCACGTTCTACGCCGACCTGATCTTCGACCGGGACATCAAGGTGTCGGCGCGGCCGTCTGACTCGGTGGCGATCGCGTTGCGCGTCGGCGTGCCGATCTACGTCGAGGAGGCCGTCCTTGCCGAGGCGGGCCTGCTGATACCCGACGAGAACGACGACGAGGCCACCGGCGCGGTGCGCGAGGACGAGGTCGAGAAGTTCAAGGAATTCCTCGACAGCGTGTCACCCGATGATTTCAAGGCAACATAG
- a CDS encoding DUF881 domain-containing protein produces MTQSFRKTLGGYDPNAGRSAHAADKPTLIPVPSLLRSLLTEHLDPGYAAAAEAKAAGKRRPRWQTWAWQCCGALLIAVVFATALAQARSTATGVRETQHALAGSVRSAEASTVDLTARRDALATQVDTRRRSRLEGDERGQQLLGRLDQADFAAAATPVIGPGLTITVTDPGVSQNLSDVSKQRLPGSRQVILDRDLQLVVNGLWASGAEAVSVGGVRIGPNVTVRQAGGGILVDNQPITSPYVILAIGPPNLMKDIFERSSGLQRLRLLEISYGVGVQVSASDTVTLPAGSVREVNFAKQIGQ; encoded by the coding sequence ATGACGCAGAGCTTCCGCAAAACCCTCGGCGGCTACGACCCGAACGCCGGGCGCAGCGCCCACGCCGCCGACAAGCCGACGCTGATCCCGGTGCCCTCGCTCCTGCGGTCATTGCTGACCGAGCACCTCGACCCCGGGTACGCGGCGGCCGCCGAGGCCAAGGCCGCGGGCAAGCGCCGCCCGCGGTGGCAGACCTGGGCGTGGCAGTGCTGCGGTGCGCTGCTGATCGCCGTCGTGTTCGCCACCGCGCTGGCCCAAGCCCGCAGCACCGCCACCGGCGTCCGGGAAACCCAGCACGCGCTGGCGGGCAGCGTCCGGTCAGCGGAGGCCTCGACCGTGGACCTCACGGCTCGCCGCGACGCGTTGGCCACGCAGGTCGACACCCGGCGGCGCAGCCGCCTCGAAGGCGACGAGCGTGGCCAGCAGCTGTTGGGTCGCCTGGACCAGGCGGACTTCGCCGCGGCCGCCACACCGGTGATCGGGCCGGGGCTGACGATCACCGTCACCGATCCCGGCGTCTCGCAGAACCTCAGCGACGTGTCCAAGCAGCGTCTGCCCGGCAGCAGGCAGGTGATCCTGGACCGCGACCTGCAACTGGTGGTCAACGGGCTGTGGGCCAGCGGTGCGGAGGCGGTGTCGGTGGGCGGAGTGCGGATCGGGCCGAACGTGACCGTGCGGCAGGCCGGGGGCGGCATCCTGGTGGACAATCAGCCGATCACCAGCCCGTACGTCATTCTCGCCATCGGACCGCCGAACCTGATGAAGGACATCTTCGAGCGCAGCTCGGGCCTGCAACGCCTGCGGCTGCTGGAGATCTCCTACGGTGTCGGGGTGCAGGTCAGCGCCTCCGACACCGTCACGCTGCCCGCCGGTTCGGTTCGGGAAGTCAACTTCGCCAAGCAGATTGGTCAGTAA
- the secA2 gene encoding accessory Sec system translocase SecA2, translating into MAKTKTRTPGRVSNRFWKLLGASTDRDQAQSMTQVRQSADFDDRAAELDDEQLRKAAKLLNLEDLADATDIPQFLAITREAAERTTSLRPFDVQLLGALRMLAGDVVEMATGEGKTLSGAIAAAGYALGGRHVHVITINDYLARRDAEWMAPLLEALGLTVGWITEKSTAEERRAAYRCDVTYASVNEIGFDVLRDQLVTDVADLVSPNPDVALIDEADSVLVDEALVPLVLAGTSHRETPKVEIIRLVGELTGGVDYDTDDDNRNVHLTEEGARKLEAKLGGIDLYSEEHVGSTLTEVNVALHAHVLLQRDVHYIVRDDAVHLINASRGRIAQLQRWPDGLQAAVEAKEGIETTETGEVLDTITVQALINRYPTVCGMTGTALAAGEQLRQFYKLAVSPIAPNMPNIREDEPDRVYATEAAKNDAIVEHIKEVHKTRQPVLVGTHDVAESEDLHQRLVKAGVAAVVLNAKNDAEEAAVIAEAGKLGSVTVSTQMAGRGTDIRLGGSDADDHSVKKKEVADLGGLHVVGTGRHHTERLDNQLRGRAGRQGDPGSSVFFASWEDAVVVAHLEPNKLPMDTDDTGRIVSPKAASLLDNAQRIAEGRMLDIHANNWRYNQLIAQQRAIIVERRDTLLRTAVAREELEERSPKRYAELVEDLGEEKLEKICRLIMLYHLDRGWADHLAYLSDVRESIHLRALGNQTPIDEFHRMAVDAFASLAADAIEAAQQTFETAPSIEDEPGVDLSKLARPTSTWTYMVHDNPLADDSLSALSLPGVFR; encoded by the coding sequence GTGGCTAAGACCAAGACCCGCACCCCAGGTCGTGTCAGCAATCGGTTCTGGAAACTGCTCGGCGCCAGCACCGATCGGGACCAGGCGCAGTCGATGACGCAGGTGCGCCAGTCCGCGGACTTCGACGACCGCGCCGCCGAACTCGACGACGAGCAACTGCGCAAGGCCGCCAAGCTGCTGAACCTCGAGGACCTGGCCGACGCCACCGACATCCCGCAGTTTCTGGCCATCACCCGGGAGGCCGCCGAACGCACCACGTCGCTGCGCCCGTTCGACGTCCAGCTGCTCGGGGCGCTGCGGATGTTGGCAGGCGACGTGGTGGAGATGGCCACCGGTGAGGGCAAGACGCTGTCGGGGGCGATCGCCGCGGCCGGCTACGCGCTGGGCGGCAGGCACGTGCACGTCATCACGATCAACGACTACCTCGCGCGTCGCGACGCCGAATGGATGGCGCCGCTGCTGGAGGCGCTCGGCTTGACGGTCGGCTGGATCACCGAGAAATCCACCGCCGAAGAGCGCCGCGCGGCCTACCGGTGCGACGTCACCTACGCCTCGGTCAACGAGATCGGCTTCGATGTGCTGCGCGACCAACTGGTCACCGATGTCGCAGACCTGGTGTCGCCGAACCCCGATGTGGCGCTCATCGACGAGGCCGACTCGGTGTTGGTCGACGAGGCGCTGGTGCCGCTGGTGCTGGCGGGCACCTCGCACCGGGAGACCCCCAAGGTCGAAATCATCCGGCTGGTCGGCGAACTCACCGGCGGCGTCGACTACGACACCGACGACGACAACCGCAACGTGCACCTCACCGAAGAGGGTGCCAGGAAACTGGAGGCCAAACTCGGCGGCATCGATCTGTACTCCGAGGAGCATGTCGGCAGCACGCTCACCGAGGTCAACGTGGCGCTGCACGCCCACGTGCTGCTGCAGCGCGACGTGCACTACATCGTCCGCGACGACGCGGTGCACCTGATCAACGCCTCACGCGGTCGCATCGCGCAGCTGCAGCGCTGGCCCGACGGCCTTCAGGCCGCCGTCGAGGCCAAGGAGGGCATCGAGACCACCGAGACCGGCGAGGTACTCGACACCATCACGGTGCAGGCGCTGATCAACCGGTATCCCACGGTGTGCGGCATGACCGGCACCGCGCTGGCCGCAGGCGAGCAGCTGCGCCAGTTCTACAAGCTCGCGGTCTCGCCGATCGCGCCGAACATGCCCAACATCCGCGAGGACGAGCCCGACCGGGTGTACGCCACCGAGGCCGCCAAGAACGACGCCATCGTCGAGCACATCAAGGAAGTGCACAAGACGCGCCAGCCCGTCCTGGTCGGCACCCACGACGTCGCCGAATCCGAGGACCTGCACCAACGCCTGGTCAAGGCCGGGGTCGCGGCCGTCGTCCTGAACGCGAAGAACGACGCCGAGGAGGCCGCGGTGATCGCCGAGGCCGGCAAGCTCGGCAGTGTCACGGTGTCCACCCAGATGGCCGGGCGCGGCACCGACATCCGGCTCGGCGGGTCCGACGCCGACGATCACTCGGTCAAGAAGAAGGAAGTCGCCGATCTGGGCGGGCTGCACGTCGTCGGCACCGGCAGGCACCACACCGAGCGGCTCGACAACCAGTTGCGCGGCCGCGCCGGGCGCCAGGGCGATCCCGGATCGTCGGTGTTCTTCGCCAGCTGGGAAGACGCCGTCGTCGTGGCCCACCTCGAGCCGAACAAGCTCCCGATGGACACCGACGACACCGGCCGCATCGTCAGCCCCAAGGCCGCCTCGCTGCTGGACAACGCGCAACGCATCGCCGAGGGCCGGATGCTCGACATCCACGCCAACAACTGGCGCTACAACCAGCTGATCGCCCAGCAGCGGGCCATCATCGTCGAACGCCGGGATACGTTGCTGCGCACCGCGGTTGCCCGCGAAGAGCTCGAGGAGCGGTCGCCGAAACGCTACGCGGAGCTGGTCGAGGACCTCGGCGAGGAGAAGCTGGAGAAGATCTGCCGGCTGATCATGCTGTACCACCTGGACCGCGGCTGGGCCGATCACCTGGCCTACCTGTCCGATGTCCGCGAGAGCATCCATCTGCGCGCGCTGGGCAACCAGACCCCGATCGACGAGTTTCACCGGATGGCCGTCGACGCGTTCGCCTCGCTGGCCGCCGACGCGATCGAGGCGGCTCAGCAGACCTTCGAGACCGCGCCGTCCATCGAGGACGAACCCGGCGTGGACCTGTCCAAACTGGCCCGGCCGACCTCGACGTGGACGTACATGGTTCACGACAATCCGCTTGCCGACGACTCGCTCTCCGCGCTGAGCCTGCCGGGGGTGTTCCGCTAG
- a CDS encoding CDP-alcohol phosphatidyltransferase family protein: MTEAHGRAPSPPEQRGRARDRVLTVPNVLSVLRLALVPVFLWLLLVADANGWAVAVLMFSGFSDWADGKIARLVDNQSSRLGELLDPAVDRIYMLVVPVAMAVHGSLPWWIVATLIGRDAVLAATLPLLRSRGLTALPVTYLGKAATFALMSGLPLILLGQWDALWSRVVLACGWAFLIWGLAMYLWSAVLYLIQVTMVMRRLPKSRGPR, from the coding sequence ATGACCGAGGCGCATGGCCGGGCGCCTTCGCCGCCGGAACAGAGGGGTCGCGCCCGCGACCGGGTGTTGACCGTCCCCAACGTGCTGAGCGTGCTGCGCCTGGCGTTGGTGCCGGTGTTCCTCTGGCTGCTGCTGGTCGCCGACGCCAACGGGTGGGCGGTGGCTGTGTTGATGTTCAGCGGCTTCTCCGACTGGGCCGACGGGAAGATCGCCCGCCTCGTCGACAACCAGTCCTCGCGGCTGGGGGAGCTGCTCGATCCGGCCGTCGACCGGATATACATGCTGGTGGTCCCGGTGGCGATGGCGGTCCACGGTTCGTTGCCGTGGTGGATCGTGGCCACGCTGATCGGGCGCGACGCCGTGCTGGCCGCGACGCTTCCGCTGCTGCGCAGCCGCGGGCTGACCGCGCTGCCGGTGACCTACCTCGGTAAGGCGGCGACGTTCGCGTTGATGTCGGGTCTGCCGCTGATCCTGCTCGGCCAGTGGGACGCGCTGTGGAGCCGGGTGGTGCTGGCCTGCGGATGGGCGTTTTTGATCTGGGGTCTGGCGATGTATCTGTGGTCGGCGGTGCTGTACCTGATCCAGGTGACGATGGTGATGCGACGGCTGCCGAAGAGCCGGGGACCCCGATGA
- a CDS encoding DUF881 domain-containing protein: MTENPPQHPSEPARPDDAAARRGGKHEMPPDVAAPQIGDLQGGARSRRSQLVFGALGVVLCVLLGIAIVTQVRQTESGDSLESARPADLLVLLDSLQQREAALSTEVADLQRTLDQLEASGTSDQAAIENAQARLAALSIMIGAVPATGPGVTLTITDTTPGVPAETLLDVINELRNAGAEAMEVRGDQGAVRVGVDTWVAGAPGALVIDNVTLHPPYNVVAIGDPPTLAAAMNIPGGAKDSIERVGGTMTVQQSDRVDVTTLRQPKPRQYAQPVK; the protein is encoded by the coding sequence ATGACCGAGAACCCGCCCCAGCACCCGTCGGAGCCCGCCCGCCCCGACGACGCAGCGGCGCGGCGCGGCGGCAAACACGAGATGCCGCCGGACGTGGCCGCCCCGCAGATCGGCGACCTGCAGGGCGGCGCGCGATCACGCCGCTCCCAGCTGGTGTTCGGCGCGTTGGGGGTGGTGTTGTGCGTGCTCCTGGGCATCGCGATCGTCACCCAGGTGCGGCAGACCGAATCCGGTGACTCCCTGGAGAGCGCGCGGCCGGCCGACCTGCTGGTGCTGCTGGACTCGCTGCAGCAACGTGAGGCCGCGTTGAGCACCGAAGTCGCCGACCTGCAGCGCACCCTGGACCAACTCGAGGCGTCCGGCACCAGCGACCAGGCGGCCATCGAGAACGCCCAGGCCCGGCTCGCCGCGCTGTCGATCATGATCGGCGCGGTGCCGGCCACCGGGCCCGGCGTGACGTTGACCATCACCGACACCACACCCGGCGTGCCGGCCGAGACGCTGCTCGACGTGATCAACGAACTGCGCAACGCCGGCGCAGAGGCCATGGAGGTTCGCGGCGACCAAGGCGCGGTGCGCGTCGGCGTGGACACCTGGGTGGCCGGGGCGCCCGGGGCGCTCGTCATCGACAACGTGACACTGCATCCGCCCTATAACGTTGTCGCGATTGGTGATCCGCCGACGTTGGCCGCGGCGATGAACATCCCCGGCGGCGCAAAGGACAGCATCGAACGCGTCGGGGGCACGATGACGGTGCAGCAGTCCGACCGGGTGGACGTCACCACCTTGCGGCAACCGAAACCCCGCCAATACGCTCAGCCGGTTAAATGA